In the Leptotrichia sp. oral taxon 212 genome, one interval contains:
- the pyrI gene encoding aspartate carbamoyltransferase regulatory subunit, which yields MEEKVRELQITALKNGIVIDHIPSEKVFAIVELLNLKKYNEVVTVAINLKSTSLGKKGIIKIEDKILDESELNKIALLSDHVTINIIENYKVVKKIKLAIPNEIVGLMKCGNNKCISNHEHVETKFIKHLNEENHEIKYKCFYCERTISEEEIELKL from the coding sequence ATGGAAGAGAAAGTAAGAGAATTACAAATAACAGCATTAAAAAATGGAATAGTCATAGACCACATACCTTCAGAAAAGGTATTTGCAATAGTGGAACTTTTAAATCTGAAAAAATATAATGAAGTAGTTACAGTTGCTATAAATTTGAAAAGTACTTCGCTAGGAAAAAAAGGGATAATAAAAATAGAGGATAAGATTTTAGATGAAAGTGAACTGAATAAAATTGCACTACTTTCTGATCATGTAACAATAAATATAATTGAAAATTATAAAGTTGTGAAAAAAATCAAGCTTGCAATTCCAAATGAAATAGTAGGATTAATGAAATGCGGAAACAATAAATGTATTTCAAATCATGAACATGTGGAAACAAAGTTTATAAAACATCTTAATGAAGAAAATCATGAAATAAAATATAAATGTTTTTATTGTGAGAGAACAATATCTGAAGAAGAAATAGAACTGAAATTATAA
- a CDS encoding C40 family peptidase: MKRIGILAGTLLLSVSAFAAKTSNLESTIQSHYNNRELNVGKTYSKKVSQTEKSISSTRVGVRDQIISFAQKKLGSPYVWGATGPNSFDCSGFVGYVFKSAANLTLPRVSSDQATFKPKISSMNMKKGDLVFFNTTGRGISHVGIYMGNRQFIHASSGSRRVTVSSLDSNFYSKTFRWAINPFS; this comes from the coding sequence ATGAAAAGAATAGGAATACTGGCTGGAACTCTTCTATTATCTGTTTCTGCTTTCGCGGCAAAAACAAGTAATTTAGAGAGTACAATTCAAAGCCATTATAATAACAGAGAGCTTAATGTTGGAAAAACATATTCAAAAAAAGTTTCCCAAACTGAAAAAAGCATTTCGTCAACTAGAGTAGGTGTTAGAGATCAAATTATATCATTTGCTCAAAAAAAATTAGGTTCTCCGTATGTATGGGGAGCAACTGGCCCTAATAGCTTTGATTGTTCAGGTTTTGTTGGATATGTTTTCAAATCAGCAGCTAATTTGACATTGCCTAGAGTATCCAGTGATCAGGCAACATTCAAACCAAAAATTTCATCAATGAATATGAAAAAAGGTGATTTGGTGTTTTTTAATACAACTGGTAGAGGTATTTCACATGTAGGTATCTATATGGGAAATAGACAGTTCATTCACGCTTCTTCAGGAAGTAGAAGAGTTACTGTTTCCAGTTTGGATAGTAATTTTTACAGCAAGACATTTAGATGGGCAATAAATCCATTTAGTTAG
- a CDS encoding ACP phosphodiesterase: MRLERVLIKYADIDFLEMAFHGISHRIRNGEILKESVNELKKKYDKFEERSIKEFNYTKNKSIEKFLEINNIGGVKK, encoded by the coding sequence ATTCGATTAGAGAGGGTCTTAATCAAATATGCAGATATAGATTTTTTAGAAATGGCTTTTCATGGAATATCACATAGAATAAGGAATGGAGAAATATTAAAAGAATCGGTAAATGAACTGAAAAAAAAATATGACAAATTTGAAGAAAGATCCATCAAGGAATTTAATTATACAAAAAATAAAAGTATTGAAAAATTTTTAGAAATAAATAATATCGGAGGAGTCAAAAAATGA
- a CDS encoding L-serine ammonia-lyase yields MESLREFYKIGNGPSSSHTMGPEKAAKEFKKIIEKEYDKNNIKYKVELYGSLAATGKGHLTDHIVRERLQNDDKNNVEVLFLPEIVYDFHTNGLKFFAYSLEDNEMKHPLKEKLYFSVGGGSIVDGSEIEKNSVISRKETKVEVYPQKNFQEIQEYCIKEKITLPEYVVRYEGTEIRDYLKTIWETMDETINKGLHTDGYLPGKLKIERKAKSFYNKFKKSPIKDTKGRVYSYALAASEENASAGKVVTAPTCGASGLIPAILKTYQRENDLSEEDIINALAVAGVIGNVYKQNASISGAEVGCQGEVGVACSMGAGMAAYILGGDINQIEYAAEIAMEHCLGMTCDPMLGYVQIPCIERNAIYAAKAMDCAYYSIMSDEGHLISLDEVVETMLQTGKDLHANYKETSLAGLAKLKKEKLDLQ; encoded by the coding sequence ATGGAATCGCTCAGAGAGTTTTATAAAATAGGTAACGGGCCGTCAAGCAGTCATACTATGGGACCTGAAAAAGCGGCAAAAGAATTTAAAAAAATTATAGAAAAAGAATATGATAAGAATAATATCAAATATAAAGTTGAACTTTATGGAAGTTTAGCGGCTACAGGAAAGGGGCATTTAACAGACCATATAGTGAGGGAAAGACTGCAGAATGATGATAAGAATAATGTAGAAGTTTTATTTCTTCCTGAAATTGTGTATGATTTTCATACTAATGGATTAAAATTTTTTGCATATTCCCTTGAAGATAATGAAATGAAACATCCTCTTAAGGAAAAGCTTTATTTTTCCGTAGGGGGAGGGAGTATAGTTGATGGAAGTGAAATTGAGAAAAATAGTGTGATTTCAAGAAAAGAAACAAAAGTTGAAGTATATCCACAGAAAAATTTTCAGGAAATACAGGAATACTGTATAAAGGAAAAAATAACATTACCTGAATATGTAGTGAGATATGAAGGAACTGAAATAAGGGATTATCTGAAAACAATATGGGAAACGATGGATGAAACAATAAATAAAGGATTACACACTGATGGCTACCTGCCTGGAAAACTTAAGATAGAAAGAAAGGCGAAAAGTTTTTATAATAAATTCAAGAAATCTCCAATAAAGGATACTAAGGGAAGAGTATACTCCTATGCATTGGCGGCTTCTGAAGAAAATGCAAGTGCCGGAAAAGTTGTAACTGCCCCGACATGTGGAGCATCAGGCTTGATTCCTGCAATTTTGAAGACATATCAAAGGGAAAACGATCTTTCTGAAGAAGATATCATAAATGCTCTGGCTGTAGCTGGAGTTATTGGAAATGTGTATAAACAGAATGCATCTATTTCAGGGGCAGAAGTAGGATGTCAGGGGGAAGTTGGAGTAGCCTGTTCAATGGGGGCCGGAATGGCGGCATATATACTTGGTGGGGATATAAATCAGATAGAATATGCAGCAGAAATTGCAATGGAACACTGTCTTGGGATGACATGTGATCCTATGCTGGGTTATGTACAGATACCGTGTATTGAAAGGAATGCCATTTATGCTGCAAAAGCTATGGACTGTGCATATTATAGCATTATGTCAGATGAAGGGCATCTTATTTCACTTGATGAAGTTGTGGAAACAATGCTTCAGACAGGAAAAGACCTGCACGCAAATTACAAGGAAACTTCATTGGCAGGACTGGCAAAACTGAAAAAGGAAAAACTCGATTTACAATAG
- a CDS encoding copper homeostasis protein CutC, giving the protein MSKIFTDYTYEICVDSVESAINAGKGTKKRIELCSNLVIGGTTPTEALFNEVRRNTELPIHVLIRPRFGDFLYSEHEINIIRNEVIKFRELGADGAVIGMLTKDGEIDVENMKKILAERGNMKITFHRAFDMCKNPIKAFKEIKNLGIDILLTSGQKKTALEGKDLIKELVKISKEGKAETEKGFPEIMMACGFDSLNKLKEMLNYTHASAFHMSAKK; this is encoded by the coding sequence ATGTCAAAAATTTTTACGGACTATACTTATGAAATATGTGTAGATAGTGTAGAATCAGCAATAAATGCAGGAAAAGGTACAAAAAAAAGAATTGAGCTATGCAGTAATCTGGTAATAGGAGGAACCACTCCAACGGAAGCTTTATTTAATGAGGTAAGAAGAAATACTGAATTACCCATTCATGTACTTATAAGACCAAGATTTGGAGATTTTCTGTATTCTGAACATGAAATAAATATAATAAGGAATGAAGTTATAAAATTTAGGGAACTTGGCGCAGATGGAGCAGTTATAGGAATGTTGACTAAAGATGGAGAAATTGATGTTGAAAATATGAAAAAAATACTGGCTGAAAGAGGAAATATGAAAATAACTTTTCATAGGGCATTCGACATGTGCAAAAATCCTATAAAGGCATTTAAGGAGATAAAAAATCTTGGAATAGATATATTATTGACATCAGGACAGAAAAAAACAGCACTAGAAGGAAAAGATCTTATAAAAGAACTTGTAAAAATCTCCAAGGAAGGAAAAGCTGAAACAGAAAAAGGCTTTCCTGAAATAATGATGGCATGTGGTTTTGATTCATTGAATAAACTTAAAGAAATGCTTAATTATACACATGCATCGGCTTTTCATATGTCAGCAAAAAAATAA
- a CDS encoding histidinol-phosphatase HisJ family protein, producing MMTDYHMHFEYGTYDENWVKLFFQEAQKKGLNEIGISEHTHGFKEFKDLYYEELILDHSEIGEFQKKWLDNPKSKFVHTLDEYRDFINYLKSKGYPVKFGLEVCNFHNQKHVQEILSKYEWDYLIVSIHFIKGWGFDFSALKHKFNERNLNDIWKDYSDEIENVASTGFYDVLGHPFNLRLFKNIPEKDNVNHLLEKTAKILSENNMIVDVNTGTLHRYPIEEITPYPDFMEYVKKYNIPVILTSDAHQPEQVGTKIKEASEYVKKYGINEIVTFDRRKRIMESIG from the coding sequence ATGATGACTGATTATCATATGCATTTTGAATATGGAACCTATGATGAAAACTGGGTAAAATTATTTTTTCAGGAAGCGCAGAAAAAGGGTCTTAATGAAATAGGAATTAGTGAGCATACTCATGGCTTTAAAGAATTCAAGGATTTATATTATGAAGAATTAATCCTTGATCATTCTGAGATTGGAGAATTTCAGAAGAAATGGCTTGATAATCCTAAGTCAAAATTTGTACATACGCTTGATGAATACAGAGATTTTATAAATTATTTAAAATCAAAGGGATATCCTGTAAAGTTTGGTTTGGAAGTGTGTAATTTTCATAATCAGAAACATGTACAGGAAATTTTGTCAAAATATGAATGGGACTATTTGATAGTTTCCATTCATTTTATAAAGGGATGGGGATTTGACTTCAGTGCGTTGAAACATAAATTTAATGAGAGAAATTTGAATGATATATGGAAAGATTATTCAGATGAAATCGAAAATGTCGCAAGTACAGGTTTTTATGATGTACTGGGACATCCTTTTAACTTGAGGTTATTTAAAAATATTCCAGAAAAAGATAATGTGAACCACTTGCTTGAAAAAACTGCAAAAATTTTAAGTGAAAATAATATGATTGTCGATGTGAATACAGGAACTCTTCACAGATACCCGATAGAGGAAATAACACCTTATCCTGATTTTATGGAATATGTGAAGAAATACAATATTCCGGTAATATTAACAAGCGATGCACATCAGCCTGAACAGGTAGGAACAAAAATAAAGGAAGCTTCTGAATATGTAAAAAAATATGGAATAAATGAGATAGTTACTTTTGACAGAAGAAAAAGAATCATGGAAAGTATTGGATAG
- the lon gene encoding endopeptidase La, which yields MLKKPFIATRELVVFPGVVTPIFIGRQASLSSLEEALSSFDNKLILSTQKDPNVEEPKLPEDVYETGVLVHVIQTVKMPNGNVKVLVEAKHRVLIGEFEEKKGVQYADYEEIFPKPIEESKSEALKRRVIDEFSNYAKITQKILPDVIYNIKEVRNIDKAFDLICTNLMIATNVKQELLEILDVEERAYKILSILEKEIEIFTLEREIENKVKEQMAEVQKNYYLREKIKAMREEMGEDSDSDEELEELDQRVQDSKIPKELKEKMVKELSRLKKMPDFSAEASVIRSYVETVLELPWDKSTKDEIDIQKAEKILDEDHYGLEEVKARILEFLAVKKLNNTLKGSIICLVGPPGVGKTSLANSVARSMNRKFTRISLGGLRDEAEIRGHRRTYIGSMPGRIINSLKQVGVNNPVVLFDEIDKMASDFRGDPASAMLEVLDPAQNHTFEDHYIDYPFDLSKVFFICTANDLGGIPGPLRDRMEIIYIESYTEFEKLNIAKRYLIPQTQEENGLKNYKIPFSDGSILKIINEYTREAGVRNLRREIGKLFRKMAREALTAKSKKLSVTEAKIKKYLGNSKFREDKIKEKAGKVGVVNGLAWTAVGGTMLEVQAVKMEGKGNLQLTGKLGSVMQESAKVAYSYVRHIKNDLKIKDKFNENTDIHLHFPEGAVPKDGPSAGITITTAIISVLTGKEVRQDIAMTGEITITGEVLAIGGVKEKVIAAHRVGIRDVVLPLDNKIDTEELPEEITKEMKFHFAETYDDVKKIVFVGKTVEKAEKTVKKKSPKNKKTTGK from the coding sequence ATGTTAAAGAAACCTTTTATAGCAACAAGAGAACTAGTTGTCTTTCCTGGTGTAGTAACACCTATATTTATAGGTAGACAGGCCAGCCTTTCAAGTTTGGAAGAAGCACTTTCGAGTTTTGATAATAAGCTGATACTTTCTACACAGAAGGATCCAAATGTGGAAGAACCAAAACTACCTGAAGATGTATATGAAACTGGTGTACTGGTTCATGTAATTCAGACAGTTAAAATGCCAAATGGAAATGTAAAAGTTTTAGTAGAAGCTAAACATAGGGTATTAATAGGAGAGTTCGAGGAGAAAAAAGGTGTGCAGTATGCAGACTATGAAGAAATATTTCCGAAGCCTATCGAAGAAAGTAAATCAGAAGCATTGAAAAGAAGAGTGATTGATGAGTTTTCAAACTATGCTAAAATAACTCAGAAAATATTACCTGATGTGATTTATAATATAAAGGAAGTAAGAAATATTGATAAGGCTTTTGATCTTATCTGTACAAACCTTATGATAGCGACTAATGTAAAACAGGAGCTACTTGAAATTCTTGATGTTGAAGAAAGAGCATATAAAATATTGAGTATTCTTGAAAAAGAAATTGAAATATTTACTCTTGAAAGGGAAATAGAGAACAAAGTCAAGGAACAGATGGCGGAAGTACAGAAAAATTACTATCTGAGGGAAAAAATAAAGGCAATGAGGGAAGAAATGGGTGAAGATTCTGATTCTGATGAAGAACTGGAAGAACTGGATCAGAGAGTTCAGGACTCAAAAATTCCTAAAGAGCTGAAGGAAAAAATGGTAAAGGAACTTTCAAGACTGAAAAAAATGCCTGATTTCTCTGCGGAAGCTTCTGTAATAAGAAGTTATGTGGAAACTGTACTTGAATTACCATGGGATAAATCAACAAAGGATGAAATAGATATCCAAAAAGCTGAAAAAATTCTTGATGAAGATCATTATGGACTGGAAGAAGTAAAGGCAAGAATATTGGAATTCCTGGCTGTAAAAAAATTAAACAATACACTTAAGGGATCCATAATCTGTCTTGTAGGACCTCCAGGTGTAGGTAAAACCTCACTTGCAAATTCTGTCGCACGTTCAATGAACAGAAAGTTTACAAGAATTTCATTAGGTGGATTGAGAGATGAAGCAGAAATTAGAGGACATAGAAGAACATATATAGGATCAATGCCGGGAAGAATTATAAATTCATTAAAGCAGGTGGGAGTAAATAATCCTGTTGTGCTGTTTGATGAAATAGATAAGATGGCATCAGACTTTAGGGGAGATCCTGCTTCAGCAATGCTGGAAGTACTTGATCCGGCTCAAAACCATACATTTGAAGATCATTATATAGATTATCCGTTTGATCTGTCAAAAGTTTTCTTTATATGTACGGCAAATGATCTGGGAGGAATACCTGGACCGTTAAGAGACAGAATGGAAATAATCTATATAGAATCCTATACTGAATTTGAAAAACTTAATATTGCAAAAAGATATTTAATACCGCAAACTCAGGAAGAAAATGGGCTTAAAAATTATAAGATACCATTTTCAGATGGTTCAATCCTTAAAATAATTAATGAATATACTAGGGAAGCAGGAGTAAGAAATCTTAGAAGAGAAATAGGAAAACTGTTTAGAAAAATGGCAAGAGAAGCTTTGACTGCAAAATCGAAGAAACTGTCTGTAACTGAAGCAAAAATAAAAAAATATCTTGGAAATTCAAAATTCAGGGAAGATAAAATTAAGGAAAAAGCAGGAAAAGTAGGAGTTGTAAATGGACTGGCATGGACTGCTGTCGGAGGAACAATGCTGGAAGTTCAGGCTGTAAAGATGGAAGGAAAGGGAAATCTGCAACTTACAGGAAAACTGGGAAGTGTAATGCAGGAATCTGCTAAAGTTGCTTATTCATATGTAAGACATATAAAAAATGATCTTAAAATAAAAGATAAGTTTAATGAAAATACTGATATTCACCTGCATTTTCCTGAAGGTGCCGTTCCAAAAGATGGACCATCTGCGGGAATCACAATAACTACAGCGATTATATCAGTTCTGACTGGTAAAGAAGTAAGACAGGATATAGCAATGACAGGAGAAATAACTATTACAGGTGAAGTTCTTGCAATAGGTGGAGTAAAGGAAAAAGTTATAGCCGCTCATAGAGTTGGAATAAGGGATGTTGTTCTTCCGTTGGATAATAAAATTGATACGGAAGAGCTGCCTGAAGAAATAACTAAGGAAATGAAATTCCATTTTGCTGAAACTTACGATGATGTAAAGAAAATCGTTTTCGTAGGAAAAACAGTTGAAAAAGCAGAAAAAACTGTAAAAAAGAAGTCTCCAAAAAATAAAAAAACAACAGGAAAGTAA
- the pyrF gene encoding orotidine-5'-phosphate decarboxylase has translation MNKLKEEAKNKLIVALDYNNMEDAVKLTEKLGDKISIYKVGLESFLSTDGKLVDYLHEKGKKVFLDLKFHDITNTVKMACANAIRKKVFMFNIHCSNGSKTMKEVSDLVKESGSESLLIGVTVLTNLGEEDLQEIFRSSMKLEEVVLNLANLAKKSGMNGVVCSPQESKKIKELAGKNFVTVCPGVRPKFTLNADNKSNDDQTRIMTPSDAIKQGVDFLVVGRPITKAEDPVKAAEMILEEISEAL, from the coding sequence TTGAATAAATTAAAGGAAGAAGCAAAAAATAAGCTTATTGTTGCGTTAGACTATAATAATATGGAGGATGCAGTAAAGCTGACTGAAAAACTGGGAGATAAAATTTCAATATACAAAGTAGGGCTTGAAAGTTTTTTAAGTACAGATGGCAAACTGGTTGATTATCTGCATGAAAAAGGGAAGAAAGTATTTCTGGATTTAAAATTTCATGATATTACAAATACTGTAAAAATGGCATGTGCAAATGCAATCAGAAAAAAAGTGTTCATGTTTAATATACATTGTTCAAATGGAAGTAAAACAATGAAAGAAGTATCAGACCTAGTGAAGGAAAGCGGGTCTGAAAGCCTTCTGATAGGTGTGACAGTGCTGACAAACTTAGGAGAAGAAGACTTGCAGGAAATATTCAGAAGTAGTATGAAACTGGAGGAAGTAGTATTGAATCTTGCAAATCTGGCTAAAAAAAGTGGAATGAATGGAGTAGTATGCTCTCCGCAGGAATCTAAGAAAATAAAGGAACTGGCGGGGAAAAATTTTGTAACTGTATGTCCGGGAGTACGTCCAAAATTTACTTTAAATGCTGATAATAAGAGTAATGATGATCAGACAAGGATAATGACTCCTTCTGACGCCATAAAACAGGGAGTGGATTTTCTTGTAGTCGGAAGACCTATAACAAAAGCTGAAGATCCGGTAAAAGCAGCCGAAATGATACTGGAGGAAATTTCGGAAGCCTTATAA
- a CDS encoding thymidine kinase codes for MDFQINKNIINMGSLEVITGSMFSGKSEELIRRLRRAKYAKQKIVVFSPSIDNRYGEKGIYSHGNESLEAYSVNSVNQMEEIMTENIDAQVIGIDEVQFLGEDVVKFCKKYVEYGKRIIVAGLDMSFRAEPYHPVPELMSISDRVDKLNAICTVCGKPAYASQRLINGEPAYYDDPLVMVGASENYEARCRRHHIVKYKKEEKGKILFIIGTEINVGKEEVEKNYRENIFKDKKCETLVIKSRINEFEENKSLVSTVDFSLIDLRNKIEKAVNENDYVFIRIIGGLLLPLEGYYSILDFICEYRKKSEIVIVSKNKKGLLNQVLLTVDLLKKSDLNIEKIIYKNGAEEKEYEEVIQEIKDITHLKYEIIN; via the coding sequence ATGGATTTTCAGATAAATAAGAATATAATAAACATGGGTTCTCTTGAAGTTATTACAGGAAGTATGTTTTCTGGAAAAAGTGAGGAACTTATAAGAAGGTTAAGAAGAGCAAAATATGCAAAACAGAAAATAGTTGTTTTCAGCCCGTCCATTGATAACAGATATGGAGAAAAAGGCATATATTCTCATGGGAATGAAAGTTTAGAGGCTTATTCAGTAAATTCTGTAAATCAAATGGAAGAAATAATGACTGAAAATATTGATGCTCAGGTAATAGGAATAGATGAAGTCCAGTTTCTGGGAGAAGATGTGGTAAAATTCTGTAAAAAATATGTTGAATATGGTAAAAGAATAATTGTGGCAGGACTTGATATGAGCTTTAGGGCGGAACCTTATCATCCTGTACCTGAATTAATGAGTATTTCAGACAGAGTTGATAAACTGAATGCAATATGTACAGTCTGTGGGAAACCTGCCTATGCAAGTCAGAGATTAATTAATGGAGAACCTGCATATTACGATGATCCTCTTGTTATGGTAGGGGCATCTGAAAATTATGAAGCCAGATGTAGAAGACATCATATTGTAAAATACAAAAAAGAGGAAAAAGGAAAAATATTATTTATTATAGGTACTGAAATTAATGTAGGAAAAGAAGAAGTTGAAAAAAATTACAGAGAAAATATTTTTAAAGATAAAAAATGTGAAACTTTAGTTATTAAATCCCGTATAAATGAATTTGAGGAAAATAAGTCTTTAGTTTCAACAGTTGATTTTTCTCTCATAGACTTGAGAAATAAAATAGAAAAAGCAGTAAATGAAAATGATTATGTATTTATAAGAATAATAGGAGGACTACTTCTTCCGTTGGAAGGATATTACAGTATTCTTGATTTTATATGTGAATACAGAAAAAAATCTGAAATAGTGATAGTATCAAAAAATAAGAAAGGACTATTAAATCAAGTATTGCTTACAGTTGATCTGCTAAAAAAATCAGATTTAAATATAGAAAAAATTATTTATAAAAATGGTGCTGAAGAAAAGGAGTATGAAGAGGTAATACAGGAAATAAAAGATATAACACACCTGAAATATGAGATTATTAATTAA
- the thrB gene encoding homoserine kinase, with amino-acid sequence MSLRFKVRVPATSANIGVGYDCLGLALDYLLELEVEESDKIEFLENGKPFSIPIEDNYIFEAIKYTEKHLVKNIPSYKVNIIRNDIPLARGLGSSSSAIVAGILIANKFSGNPLSIDKIAELAIKMEGHPDNVVPAIFGGMVLTAHDRENIVYSTISDTEELCFYVMIPDFKLSTEKARSVLPKSYLVSDAINNMSKLGLLVNAFNKKDYSNLRFLLGDKIHQPYRFALINNAEKIFEASKEYGALGEYISGAGPTLISLNYDNDEFLEKMKHMLGTLNDKWTIEKKKLNLKGAEVYDEEIF; translated from the coding sequence ATGAGTTTAAGATTTAAAGTAAGGGTACCAGCAACATCAGCAAATATTGGTGTTGGATATGACTGTTTAGGACTGGCATTAGATTATCTACTTGAACTGGAAGTAGAAGAAAGTGATAAAATAGAGTTTCTTGAAAATGGAAAACCTTTTTCAATACCAATAGAAGATAATTACATATTTGAAGCGATAAAATATACAGAGAAACATCTTGTAAAAAATATACCAAGTTATAAAGTGAATATTATAAGAAATGATATTCCTTTAGCAAGAGGGCTGGGAAGCAGTTCAAGTGCCATTGTTGCAGGAATACTTATAGCAAATAAATTTTCAGGAAATCCTTTAAGCATTGATAAAATAGCAGAACTTGCAATCAAAATGGAAGGCCATCCTGATAATGTAGTTCCTGCAATATTTGGAGGTATGGTTCTGACAGCTCATGATAGGGAAAATATAGTGTATAGTACGATATCAGATACTGAGGAATTATGCTTTTATGTTATGATACCTGATTTTAAGCTTTCTACAGAAAAAGCAAGAAGTGTGCTACCAAAATCGTATCTTGTATCAGATGCTATAAATAACATGTCAAAACTGGGACTGCTTGTAAATGCATTTAATAAAAAAGACTACAGTAATTTGAGATTTCTGTTAGGGGATAAAATCCATCAACCATACAGATTCGCATTAATAAACAATGCTGAAAAAATATTTGAAGCTTCAAAGGAATATGGAGCACTTGGAGAATATATAAGCGGTGCGGGACCAACTTTGATTTCATTGAATTATGATAATGATGAGTTTCTGGAAAAAATGAAACATATGTTGGGTACATTGAATGATAAATGGACTATTGAAAAGAAAAAATTAAATTTAAAAGGTGCAGAAGTATATGACGAGGAGATTTTCTAG
- the pyrB gene encoding aspartate carbamoyltransferase has product MKDIISMNDISKEEILEILEIAEKIEKTSEEEKLNFLKGKIIATLFFEPSTRTKMSFESAAFRLGAQVLQLPPLELSSVKKGESFSDTIKMVESYSDVIVVRHPNDGAARLASTTSQKPVLNAGDGSNQHPSQTLLDLYTIKDEKGTLNNLSIAFVGDLKYGRTVHSLVKALTHFNPVIYFVAPKILQMPSYLIDDLDKNNIKYEILEDFRDCLDKIDVFYMTRIQKERFPDIEDYEKLKGVYIINKKNILGKCKEDMIILHPLPRVDEISTDLDDTKHALYFKQAKNGIPIRQAMMMKVLDKVKDIFK; this is encoded by the coding sequence ATGAAAGATATTATTTCAATGAATGACATTAGCAAAGAAGAAATACTGGAAATACTAGAAATAGCAGAAAAAATTGAAAAAACTTCAGAAGAAGAAAAGTTAAATTTTTTAAAAGGGAAAATCATAGCAACATTATTTTTCGAGCCAAGTACAAGAACTAAAATGTCCTTTGAATCAGCTGCTTTTAGGCTGGGAGCTCAGGTATTGCAGTTACCGCCTCTGGAACTGTCATCAGTGAAAAAAGGGGAATCATTTTCAGACACAATTAAAATGGTGGAATCTTATTCTGATGTAATTGTTGTAAGACACCCAAATGATGGTGCGGCAAGGCTGGCTTCAACAACTTCTCAGAAGCCTGTGCTTAATGCAGGGGATGGTTCAAATCAGCATCCAAGTCAGACATTACTTGATCTCTATACAATAAAAGACGAAAAAGGTACATTAAATAATTTATCAATAGCCTTTGTAGGAGATTTGAAATATGGAAGAACTGTTCATTCGCTTGTAAAAGCTCTTACACATTTTAATCCGGTAATTTACTTTGTGGCTCCTAAAATACTTCAAATGCCATCATATCTTATAGATGATTTAGATAAAAATAATATAAAATATGAAATTTTAGAAGATTTTAGAGACTGCCTTGATAAAATAGATGTTTTTTACATGACAAGAATACAAAAGGAAAGATTTCCGGATATAGAAGATTATGAAAAGCTAAAAGGTGTTTATATAATAAATAAGAAAAATATTTTAGGGAAATGTAAGGAAGACATGATAATACTGCATCCGCTTCCTAGAGTTGATGAAATATCTACAGATCTTGATGATACAAAGCATGCGCTGTATTTTAAACAGGCAAAAAATGGAATACCTATAAGACAGGCTATGATGATGAAAGTTCTGGATAAAGTAAAGGATATTTTTAAATAA